The Nycticebus coucang isolate mNycCou1 chromosome 2, mNycCou1.pri, whole genome shotgun sequence genome includes a window with the following:
- the GFI1B gene encoding zinc finger protein Gfi-1b, translating into MPRSFLVKSKKAHTYHQPRVREDGPLWPPVHTPEAREQVLSSGPVLSTLFPSQDLDWPNPKQKPKLEQDQSLARAVAAPEDPIVMSRPQDGDSPLSDSPPFYKPSISWDTLASSYSHSYPQAPSTMQSAFLERSVSLYGSPLVPSTEPPLDFSLHYSPGMEAYHCVKCNKVFSTPHGLEVHVRRAHSGTRPFACDICGKTFGHAVSLEQHTHVHSQERSFQCRMCGKSFKRSSTLSTHLLIHSDTRPYPCQFCGKRFHQKSDMKKHTYIHTGEKPHKCQVCGKAFSQSSNLITHSRKHTGFKPFSCELCTKGFQRKVDLRRHRESQHNLK; encoded by the exons ATGCCGCGCTCCTTCCTGGTGAAGAGCAAGAAGGCCCACACCTACCACCAGCCCCGTGTGCGGGAGGATGGCCCGCTCTGGCCTCCTGTGCACACCCCTG AGGCCCGGGAGCAGGTCCTAAGCAGTGGCCCTGTCCTCAGCACCCTCTTCCCAAGCCAGGACCTGGACTGGCCCAACCCCAAGCAGAAGCCAAAGCTGGAGCAGGACCAGAGCTTGGCCAGGGCAGTCGCAGCCCCAG AGGACCCCATTGTGATGTCCCGACCCCAGGATGGGGACTCGCCACTCTCCGACTCACCCCCGTTCTACAAGCCCAGCATCTCCTGGGACACCCTGGCCTCGTCCTACAGCCACAGCTACCCACAAGCCCCCTCCACCATGCAGTCCGCCTTCCTGGAGCGCTCTGTCAGTCTGTATGGCAGCCCCCTGGTGCCCAGCACCGAGCCGCCCTTGGACTTCAGCCTCCACTACTCCCCCGGCATGGAGGCATATCACTGCGTCAAGTGCAACAAG GTGTTCTCCACCCCTCATGGACTCGAGGTGCATGTGCGGCGTGCCCACAGTGGGACCCGGCCCTTTGCCTGTGACATCTGTGGCAAAACCTTCGGCCACGCCGTGAGCCTGGAGCAGCACACGCACGTCCACTCCCAG GAGCGCAGCTTCCAGTGCCGCATGTGTGGCAAGTCCTTCAAGCGCTCGTCCACCCTGTCCACCCACCTGCTCATCCACTCGGACACACGGCCCTACCCCTGCCAGTTCTGCGGCAAGCGCTTCCACCAGAAGTCAGACATGAAGAAACATACCTACATCCACACCG GTGAGAAGCCACACAAGTGTCAGGTGTGCGGGAAGGCCTTCAGCCAGAGCTCCAACCTCATCACCCACAGCCGCAAGCACACGGGCTTCAAACCCTtcagctgtgagctgtgcacaAAGGGCTTCCAGCGCAAGGTGGATCTGCGACGGCACCGCGAGAGCCAGCACAATCTCAAGTGA